GTGACGATATCCAGCGCCACCGAGGGAGCGACCATCTACTACACGGTCAGTGGATCAAATCCGACGAAAGTGGCCTCGCTGTTGAATTTCAAATATACCGGCCCGATCAACGTGAATCAGCGCACGACCCTCAAGGCGATCGCGGTGCGAAACGATATATCCAGTGCAGTGTCGAGCGTCCTGTACTATATCGGCGGTTCGACTGAGGCAATTCCATGGAATACCAGCGTAACCTACGGCACGCTGACCGACTCCCGCGATGGCAAGTCCTACAAGACCGTGAAGATCGGAACGCAGACATGGATGGCGGAGAACATGAACTACAAAGTGGACAGTTCTTGGTGCTACGCGAACATCACGGACTCTTGCAGCAGGTACGGACGCCTGTACCAATGGGCGGCGGCGATGGGATTGGACCCCAGCTACAACTCCAAGCCATGGAGCGAGACTTCGCCTCGGCAGGGGATTTGTCCGAGTGGCTGGCACGTTCCCAGTGATGCGGAATGGACGACCTTGCAGACCTTCGTGGATCCAGCCCGCACGTCAGCTGCCATCAAGCTCAGATCGTCCAATGGATGGCTTTCAACCAGCGACAGCACACTCGATGGGACGGATACGTATGGTTTCCGGGCATTGCCCGGCGGTCAATCCTACGCTGACATTTTTTATACCGGTGGCATCTACGGCTACTGGTGGACTGCCACCGGGAATGGTGGTGCGAGGGCGGTGAGTCGATTCATCAATTACTACCAGGCGAACCTCAATTATGACCAGTCGAAAGTGGACGTCGGATCCACCACATTGAAGACTACGGAATACTCCGTACGATGCATCCAAGACTAGCCGGTTTGAAAAGACAGTGGTGCCGCTGACAAAAATCGGAAACTGACCTCCATTCCGTAAGGGCGATTCATGAATCGCCCCAGCAAGGGATTGGGATCGCAAACAAATCTGACATCCTACCAGGGTATCCCCCGATCCACCACGGCGGATGCTCCCGAAAATGCCGGACTCATGGCTCCGATTTGCAGTCCAGCCGAAAAAACAGCATATGGATGTTCGGCCAAAAAAGCGATGGATACGCTGGATTCCATCCCCGTTTCCATTCGCATCCGTATCGGAAAGCGCGTACTCCGATTGTCAAGACAAAGCGCACTCAACAAGCCATTTGTGAAGCGTGCCAAGGAGGGGCATGGAGACGGATCTCGATTGCAAAGGCCCCTCGGAGTCTGCTAGAGTTAATCCATGAAATTCAATTCTCAGGTTCGCCCGACCCATATGATCCTGGCAATCTTCGGACTTGTTGTTTCACAAGCAGCCACCGCCGCTTGTGACCAATGCCCCAAGCCTGGCGTGGCCCTCTACGATTTGGATGTTCAAGTGCCGGTCGACACATCCTCCGCATCCGCGTTGTCGCAATGGTGGAAATTGCACTTCGCCGCCGGTTGGGTCGCGGGAACGGTTGGTGATGATCCCTGCGCGAACTTCGCCGATGGGGCGATGTTTTCCGATACCACCGGTGCCCCTTCTTCCACCTTGAGATTCGGAGTCGGGTACTCGCATTTGCCGCCTTCCGGGGCAATCCTCCTGTCTAGCCACGACTACCTCCTCACCGGAAGCATCGCCTCCTCGGGAGGAGGCTACCAGATGAACCTGAAGCTCGAGACCACCTGTTCCCGGGAAGTGGCTGCCTCGGTTTCGGGCACGTTCGCCAGTCCAAGCGAGGCTTCGGCCACCGCGGTCCGATTGGCGACCCAGGCATTCACTCCGTTGTCTGACAAAACCAGGGAGTTCGAAAAGCAGAAGCGGGACGCGGATCGCGAAGTGGCCATCGATGTTTGCAAGGATGCATTCCAGATCATCCCATCCAAAACCTCGGCGGCCCCTTCCGAAACCCTTCCGGTCGCCATCTCCTTGAAGGATTGCGACGGGACTCCTTTGGCGGGCCGCAAGATTCTCCTGATGGGAGGTTCGTTCAAGGGGAGTTCGTTGGCGCCGAGCACGAATGGCGTCTTCACCGAGACCGAAGTGACCACTGATGGGCAGGGCAAAGCGACGGTCGATTACACCACCGGTCCGAGCCAGGGCCTGTCGGTGCCTCGTGTACACTTCGTCTACAAATCTCCGGCCGGGTGTTTGTTCGAGGCCGAGGCGATGGCGACCATCGACTTGCGAGGCACTGCCGCCTATTACAAGGTCCGCTTCGAATACACCGAAGATTACACGTACAAGTTCGACACTTCGTTCGTCATGGGCGGCATCAGTGGAATGCAGAGGGTGAACGGTTTCAGCAACCTCGCGGTGGGGGGCGACGGCATCGTGGTCAACGACCCGGATGCCCAGTCCAACGGCACCATCGACTTCGGCGGCCCCGCTCTCCATGCTTCCATCAGCCAGGACCAGTACCGTTTCCGCAAGCTCGAGGAGGATAGACAAACTCTGTCTGGAGAGGCTGTCTACATGTACACGGCCAAAACCTCCCAGGCCGAAAAGCAAGGTGCTTCCGCGGTGAATTCCCAGGACAAGGTGGAGTTGGATTTCTACTACGATCCCGCCGATCCCACCGGCACCGGCGGAGCGGGAATCGCCGTGCCCATGCGGTACTTCGGGACTTACCGCGACTTCAAGTCGGAATTCGTATCGGGAGCAGGGCGCGTCACGAAGGACACTTCCTCGGTGAGGCAGCACGACGATACCGCCGACCAATTCGCCAGCGCATCGGCGCCATCGGGGATGGTCGTGGCTGCGGATTCCTTCTACACCATCGATTACGGCAAGAATCAAAACTTCATGGAATCCGGGAGTGTTCGGGTGACGAAATCCACGAGACTCAAGATGACCATTTCGCCGATCGGGGTGAAGGTCCCCACAGGAGTGCGTGGAAAAGAGGCCTCCTCGCGCAGGGCCGATCGGAAACTTTCTGTCCGCCAATCAGGTTCCCACTTGATGCTCAAGGTTCCCGGGGCCATGCCGACGGACGTGGATTTCAGGCTGCTGGACCTGAGCGGCAACCTCCTGGCCACCAGTTCCAAGCTCCCCGAACAAGGCGGTTGGTTCCGCTGGGATCTGGGAAGCGTTTCCATGAGTCGCGGTGGACTCAGAATCCTCCAAGTTCGCAGTGGCCGAACCATCCTCCACGCCCCCGTGATCCTGCGCTGAGGCCGTTGCCAGGAAGGTGGGGGAGGCGAGGCGCCAGTGTTGACAGATTACGGCATGGACTCCGATGCCTTACGGATCGGAGCGGCCTAAGTTCCGGGGCGTTTCGCCACGATCAGTAGGTGGCGCCCATGAAATCCAGGCAGGTTCGATTGAAGTCAGTGGGATCTGGAGAGAAGTAGCAGATGCCAAGCGCTCCCGGATTTTCCTGAAGCGAAGCGGGGGATGCGGTTTCCAGGAATTCGAAGATCGCACGGAGGTGGTCGCGCTGGTTATCGTCCTCGATTCCCCATCCTCCGAAGATTTCGTCCGGATCGAGGATGAGTTGGCGGCCTTCCCAGCCAACAATCGTTTCCACAAACGAATCCAACTCCGCCGTGAGATCGAAGGATTGATTCGCCCACTTCTTCACGGTATCCATTCGATCACGAAACCTTTGGATGGCCTCGGCCTTTTCCGCCACCAGCTTCCACTCCAACCAGCTGGATCCCTGGTTCTCCATAGGGAACGAGCGAAGGTTGTCTCTGGAAAACAGGAACATCCAGCACAAGGGCAAATTATGTCTGGAGTCGCAGTACTCGACCCGGTTCACATAGTCTGGTTTGTAAACAGATCCATGTTCCTTGAGATCATCCGCAAACAAGTAAGCTCGATTCGCCATCTTCCGCCTTCTGGTGGTCCCACCCAATTTACCCCAAATCCCGCAGGTGTCGATACAGCTAGCCTATTCCGCCGCCGCCATTGTTGCGTTCCATCCAATTCGGATTGATGGGCAATCCGAGGATTGCCCCTACGCCGTCCTTTCGGAAACGGCGGCGTTTCCTCGCCCACTAACCTATAGCCCATTCGCCTGCCCAACCTCGGCGAGCGAAGCGATGCCGGAAATTGGCACAAAACCAAAACCGGCATCCCAGCCGGGCCGACGGGGGACCGGGGGGCGCGGTTCATGGAACGGCCAATGGATCCGGCGATATCGATCGCGACCCTGATGATCCCGCCAATGGAACAGCCCGTCATTCCCACCACAAACCTAGCCCAAGCGGCATGGCCGTTCCAGTTAGCGACCCCCGGCGCGCGGGTCCCCAGGGGCCGCGCGCTCGGCCCCTGGGTCGGGGCCCGGGTGCCGACGCACCCGGAAAACGGCTACCGGACCCGCGTCCGGTCCTCCACGGCGGAAGCCGTGAAAACGGCAACCGGGCCGCCCCGGAAAAAGCCCAACGCAGTTGAAAGACACCCACGGCGGAAGCCGTAAAAACGGCAACCAGGCCCGCGCCTGGGAAAGCCCAACGCAGTTGAAAACGCCTACGGCGGAAGCCGTGAAAAAGCCCGGCGCAGCCGAAAATCCCACAAGCGAAGCGTCCGGTTCGTATAGCCGTTACTACACATTTTCTCCCCCACACCCCACGTG
This DNA window, taken from Fibrobacterota bacterium, encodes the following:
- a CDS encoding chitobiase/beta-hexosaminidase C-terminal domain-containing protein, with the protein product MKRFPLIPLCLALLAMGLSVSCNSDSATNSDGGDGTGTSSGVAAPTFSPAGGNYASIQSVTISSATEGATIYYTVSGSNPTKVASLLNFKYTGPINVNQRTTLKAIAVRNDISSAVSSVLYYIGGSTEAIPWNTSVTYGTLTDSRDGKSYKTVKIGTQTWMAENMNYKVDSSWCYANITDSCSRYGRLYQWAAAMGLDPSYNSKPWSETSPRQGICPSGWHVPSDAEWTTLQTFVDPARTSAAIKLRSSNGWLSTSDSTLDGTDTYGFRALPGGQSYADIFYTGGIYGYWWTATGNGGARAVSRFINYYQANLNYDQSKVDVGSTTLKTTEYSVRCIQD